TAACAAATATGAGTCAAAAGGTGAACTTGATAATTACGTTGACATAATGGATAAGAAAGGTATTTATTTAAAAAACATGCTTGATGATTTTTTTGAATACTCAAAGCTCTCTTCAAATGATATAATACTTGAAAAGCAGAAACTTGAGTTAAATGAACTTGCAAGACAGATAGTTGAAGAAGAGGAAGATGAATTCACACAAAAGGGATTAAAGCTTTCAATTAATCTGCCCCAGGAATCTATTTATATTGAAGCAGATCCTAATTTATTTTTAAGAGCGGTGAATAATCTTCTAAGTAATGCACTTAAATATTCAATGGAAAATACAGTTGTGGAGTTTAATATTAGTAAAGAAATTTTTAATAATACGCCTTATGCAGTACTTTCAGTGTCAAACATTCCTAATGATCCAATTTCAAAGAATGACCTGGAAAACTTCTTTGAAAGATTATATAAAAAAGACTCATCCAGGCAAAAAGAAGGCAGCGGTTTAGGCCTATCTATTATCAAAAATATAGTGAAACTTCATGGTGGATTTGTAAAAGCTTATGAAGAAAAGGATAGATTGTTTTTTAAAATATATATCCGATATATTTGATGATTCATCATTGTATACTTATAAATATTTTTCCTATGGAAGTATGGGGTTGCAGCATTAAGAAATTTACATACAATATATTGTTTTAAAGATTAATGATAAACACAGTATATTATAGTATTTATTCCTAGTGCAACAGCTCCTTTTTGATTTTTGAGATCCTGAGTCGAAAAAACAAAGTCATTATATTAGATGGTCTAGTTACTTATATAAATTCCATAACTTTCAAATCTATATAATTCATGCTATAATAAGCAATATATGCTTAAAAATTATGTTTATAAAAGAAGGGAAGTGTGAAAACCTGATAATATTTGACGAATAGAAGAAGCATTATAATTTTTAGATTAATACATTATACTATTTGTTATATTTTTAGAAGTCAGGAAATAAATAATAATGAAACATTGGAAAGTAAATCTTTATACTGTTTGGTTTTCCCAGATATTGTCCATAATGAGTTTTAATTTTGGTATGCCTTTTTTGCCATTTTATATACAGCAGCTTGGTATTACAGCTCCAAATGATATTAAATTTTATTCTGGTATTTTAAATGCAGCACCAGCTGTCACCATGGCAATTATGTGTCCTATTTGGGGGATTATTTCAGATAAATATGGTAGAAAGCTTATGCTCATAAGGGCTATGCTTTTTGCATCATTTATAATTGGGGCAACAGGTATGGTTGCCAATGTAAATCAACTTATAATATTAAGACTTTTACAAGGTGTGTTTACGGGAACTGTTACTGCAGCTCAAATTTTAGTAGCAGCTAATACACCTAAAAATAGAATTTCTTATGCATTAGGTTTTTTATCTTCATCAACATTTATTGGACAATCCATTGGACCAGTAATTGGAGGTATAGTGGCGGAGTTTGTTGGATATCGTGTAAGTTTTATAATAGGTGGTATCCTTATGTTTTTTGATTTTCTATTAGTTTTATTTGTTGTAAAAGAAGAAAAGCATGTAGTAAAGGAAAACATTAATTCCACTGAAAAAAAAGAAAAGACATCTATACTTTCCATTTTTACTGTTACAGCTGTCTCAATGCTATTAGTTATTTTATTTATAAGAATAGGACGTACTGTGTTTAACCCATATATTCCAATATATGTACAAGAAGTTACAGCTACAACAAAAGGAGCATCAGGTATTACAGGTATAATAAATGGCATTTTGGCTTTAATGACAGCTATGTCTGGATTGATTTTAAGTAAACTAGGTGACAAGTATGACAAAATGAAATTATTAATGATATATCTAACATTAGGTATGGTATTTGCAATACCACTTGTTTATATAAATAAATTATGGTTATTTACATTTATTTTAGGTATTGTCTTCTTTATTACAGGTGGAGTGGAACCTATGATAATGTCCATTACTACAGAAGATACTCCTGTAGACAAAAGAGGTTTATTGTTTGGTATCCAGGGAACTGTAGGTAATGCTGGATTTGCAGTAGCACCTTTATTGGGAGGAGTAATTTCAATAAAATATTCAACTAATGCAATCCTCATATTTATACCTATATTTCTACTTATTTCATCCTTAGTTGTTTTAGGTATAATAATTCACAATGCAAGACATAATTTACATTCGAGATTGAATTTAAAAGATGTGTTTAAGTCGTAATATACTATACAAAAATCTAATATTAG
The genomic region above belongs to Clostridium sp. AWRP and contains:
- a CDS encoding MFS transporter, whose amino-acid sequence is MKHWKVNLYTVWFSQILSIMSFNFGMPFLPFYIQQLGITAPNDIKFYSGILNAAPAVTMAIMCPIWGIISDKYGRKLMLIRAMLFASFIIGATGMVANVNQLIILRLLQGVFTGTVTAAQILVAANTPKNRISYALGFLSSSTFIGQSIGPVIGGIVAEFVGYRVSFIIGGILMFFDFLLVLFVVKEEKHVVKENINSTEKKEKTSILSIFTVTAVSMLLVILFIRIGRTVFNPYIPIYVQEVTATTKGASGITGIINGILALMTAMSGLILSKLGDKYDKMKLLMIYLTLGMVFAIPLVYINKLWLFTFILGIVFFITGGVEPMIMSITTEDTPVDKRGLLFGIQGTVGNAGFAVAPLLGGVISIKYSTNAILIFIPIFLLISSLVVLGIIIHNARHNLHSRLNLKDVFKS